The sequence CCAGCCGATCTTCTCGTCCACGCCGTTGCGCTTGCGGTGAGCGAGCATGCCAGAAACGCTTGCGCCGGTGACCTGCGTGGTCGCGGAAGCTGCGGCGACCGTCGGCGGAATGCCGTAGAAAATGAGCAATGGTGTGGTCAGAAACCCGCCGCCTACTCCGAAAAGGCCGGACAGAATTCCGGTCAACCCGCCAAGCGCAACGATGACCAGTCCATTGACCGACAGATTCGCGATTGGGAGATAGACATCCATGCTTTGCAAGGCCTAGCCGAGCGCGCCCCTACATTAAAGCAGGTTCAGCGGGATTATTTGCGGCGTGGCTAGAAGCCGGTCGCCAAGGTCAATGCAGCACCCGAGCCAGGCTCCGCATCACCCGCGACTTTGATGCGGTAATCCACGGACACCCGGGCGCGGACATCGGAGACTTCGATATCCAGCGCCGCCGTCGGGCCGACATCCAACCGGCCCGCTCCCTTTTGCGCGCCGCCCCATGTCCCGCCGCCAGCCCGCAACGTGCCTAGATCAAAGCGCGCCGCCTCCAGCATTACCGATGCCTGACCGTCGACAAAGGCCGTTGCATAATCGCCGCCGATATAACCTGCCTGGGCGTAAACCTCCGCCCGCAATCCCGCAGTCAGGTCGACAGGCGGCAATTCGGTATGAGCAAAGGCTGCTGGGCGCAGTTCATTGCCAGCTTGGAGCTTTGAATAACGAACCTCGCCCGCGACACGTATCGGCAGCCCGCCAAACGGACGAGCGGACAAGCCAAGTGCTGCCTCGCGTTCGCTTTGCGACAGAGCCGTTGTTGCCCGAAAGTAGGCTTGTGGCCGATGCGCGCTGCCCGGACTGATACGATATCGCAGCGCAGCGCCTGCTTGGCTTGCGCCGTAGCTTGCTGGTCCTTGTGTCGCTGCAAACCCGCTGCGGCTGCCGGGGCGATAGAGCACCCAGCCATCGGCTGACCATCCAGCACGCCCTGCTTTCGGCCGGAAAGGAATGCGGGGCGCACGCCACTCTTGATAAGCGGCGGCAATCTCAGGCGCGATTGGCAACGCGCTCGCCCCCGCCATCCAGAGTATCTGGTGGCTAGATGCCGTTCGCCTGCCAGCCGGAGCAATCCTGTTTGACCATCCACCCAAAGGACTAGCTTGATCCAACTGGATCGGCGGAAGCGGGGATCCCCAAGAGGTTCGCATCGAGAGCATGGCACGGGGGGCTTGCGCTCTATCGGCCCGATCAACGGTCTGGGCGAGCGGCGGCAGCGTTCCTTCCGATACGGCGAACCGTTCGACAATTTCCTCGGCGAGAGCAGTTGGCACGGGGAATGGCGATTGCCAAAGGGCTGAACGCATCGCTGCCCAGCCAACCAACACAAGGCCAAGCACCAACAGAGGCTGACCGCGGCGCCGCTCCCCCCGCGCACTCATGTAAGTGCCTCGCGGGGATTAGGAGAGGCAGGATGCGCATCATGAGCCGTCTTGTCCCATGCAGGCATCTTCCCCGCCAAAGACGCAAGATAGCTCACTAGCGCGCGCCGGCCGGCCATAATTGCGATGACATTCGTTACCGGAATACGCAGGATCGACCGCAGCCCTTCCATCGCGCCATATTCATGCGCGGTGAAAGCAAACCGGAAGGCCGCCCGCCACAGGAAACTGGCAAAATTGATCACCAGCAACGCCCTCAGCAGCGGTGATATCTCAAACGGCGCGCCCAATCCTAGCAAGCTGAGCAAAGATGCAAACCCTGCCAAAACCAGCAACGCGTAGGCGGCCGCTAAGACCAATGCTGTGAACGGCCCACGCCGATCACGCAGGCGCATCCAGCGTTCCGCTAAACTGCCATTCCAGCCCATCCGGTCCCACCCCTGAAACGCGATTCCCAGAACCCACCGGGTCTTTTGGCGAACCGCCGCGCGCAATTCATGCGGGAAGCAGGCCCGCGTAGCGACCAACTGACCATCCGCGTGCCGCGCGCGGACGAAGCGTGTGCGCCCACCCATTTCAGCAATACTTAAGCCAAGTTCGTAGTCTTCGGTCAGGCAATCAGCAGCGAACGGGGCATTTTCCCCGCGCTCCGCAGCCAACAGGAACAGCGCTCCGCGAGAAATCGCGCAGCCTACTCCGGCAGAGGGCAGGCCCGTGCCCATGGCATCGCGCAGAACCATCGCCTTGCCATGCGCCTCCGCAAATTCTTCACAATAATGGCTACCAATCCAGCGCGAACGAGGCTGCGGCATCGGCAAAACCGGCAATTGGGCGAGTTCGGCCTGCTGGATGGCACGATCAAGCAACGCCAAACCTGCAGGGTCGACCATGTCCTCTGCATCATGCAACAACACCATATGGGAATTGTTGCCCGAGCGGCGCTCATCCTCACTGAGCGCGGCGTAAAGCCGGTTGAGGCAATCGGCCTTTGTGCTTGGTCCGGCTACATCGTGGATTACCAACCTCAAGCGTTGGTCACCGCCAGCCGCTTCGATGACCGCCGCGATGGTTGCGACATCATTGCGATAGCAACCGACGTAAATCCGCAATTTCGATTGCGGCCAAACAGATAGAGCATGAGAGATCGTCGTGCCTATGACGGCAGCTTCCTGCCATGCGGGAATGAACACTGCAGCCATTCCTGATAGCGCCTGATCCGCGCCGTTCCCTGTCCCACACCGCTGCGCTTTGCCGCGTCCTGTGAGGCGGAGCCACAACCAGCCAATATCGACGGCGAGTTCGTCCGCTGCGCCAATCACGAAAAAGATCGCGGCGAATAAAAGCAGCTCGTGCTGCAACACGGCCAGCCATTCGGCCAGCGTAAAACTTGCGTAAGTCAAAGGATGCGACCCCTATTGCCCTGCCATCTACCTATCGAAGGTGATCGGGACTTGCAACGGGCACGCATTTGCGAAAAAGGGGGCGGTTATGGCTACTCCAAAAATCCTCCGCGTCGCGATTGCTCCTGTAAAGGCGCTGTTTGTCGGCGATGCCTCTGCCGGTATCCTCCTGATTCTGGTGGCAGCCGCAGCCATGATCGCGGCCAATTCCCCGCTCGCATACGAGTATCATGAGCTGTTTCACGCTGAATTTGGCTGGGATTTTAAGCTCGATACACTGCATCTGTGGATCAATGACGGATTGATGGCGATATTCTTCTTCGTCGTCGGGTTGGAAGTAAAACGCGAGCTGATGGTCGGTCAGCTCTCGACACCGGAACAACGCCGCCTCCCGGCCCTAGCGGCATTGGCCGGCATGGCCGCGCCCGCGCTCGTATTCCTAATGGTTGCCGGGACAGAATATCCAACTGTGCGCGGCTGGGCGATCCCTGCCGCCACTGACATCGCCTTCGCAATGGGCGTTTTGGGGCTCTTGGGTGACCGGGTTCCAAGGTCGCTACGTCTTTTTCTACTGACCGTCGCTATCGTCGACGACATTGGCGCTGTGCTGATCATCGCGGTTTTCTACACCGCCAACATCAAGCTGATGTGGCTGGTTGTATCGCTGGTGGTGCTGGGCTGCATGATAGCTTTGAACAAGCTGAAGGTCGACAAATTGTGGATCTATGTTCTGTTCGCCATCGGCCTGTGGTTCGCAGTCCTCAATTCCGGTGTGCATGCCACAATCGCAGGCGTCGTCGCCGCGTTCACCATCCCGCTGCGCTGTGCCAGCGGTAAACGGATGCTCGAACCACTCGAACATAATCTCGCGCCGTGGAGCGCCTATCTGATCGTGCCGGTCTTTGGCTTTGCCAATGCCGGGGTCGAACTGAGCGGATTGGGGATGGAAGGCATTCTTGCATCACTGCCGATGGGTATCGCGGCAGGTTTGGTGTTCGGTAAGCAGATCGGTATTTTCACCTGCATCTGGATTGCTGACAAGATCGGCTTTGCCAAACGGCCCGACAATGCCAGCTGGGCAGAGATTTGGGGTATCTCGGTGCTGTGCGGGATCGGCTTCACGATGTCGCTCTTCATTGGCGAGCTGGCATTCCCCGGCTACCGCGAGCTGATCGACGAGGCCAAGATCGGTATCTTGATGGGATCATTCGTATCGGCGGTCTTGGGTTATACCATTCTCCGCCTTACCACGACGCATCCCGAACAGTTTAAGGACGCGTAATACGCCGCGCCCAGCCTGTAGCGTTCTTACCAGC comes from Altererythrobacter sp. ZODW24 and encodes:
- the nhaA gene encoding Na+/H+ antiporter NhaA; translation: MATPKILRVAIAPVKALFVGDASAGILLILVAAAAMIAANSPLAYEYHELFHAEFGWDFKLDTLHLWINDGLMAIFFFVVGLEVKRELMVGQLSTPEQRRLPALAALAGMAAPALVFLMVAGTEYPTVRGWAIPAATDIAFAMGVLGLLGDRVPRSLRLFLLTVAIVDDIGAVLIIAVFYTANIKLMWLVVSLVVLGCMIALNKLKVDKLWIYVLFAIGLWFAVLNSGVHATIAGVVAAFTIPLRCASGKRMLEPLEHNLAPWSAYLIVPVFGFANAGVELSGLGMEGILASLPMGIAAGLVFGKQIGIFTCIWIADKIGFAKRPDNASWAEIWGISVLCGIGFTMSLFIGELAFPGYRELIDEAKIGILMGSFVSAVLGYTILRLTTTHPEQFKDA
- a CDS encoding glycosyl transferase family protein; this translates as MTYASFTLAEWLAVLQHELLLFAAIFFVIGAADELAVDIGWLWLRLTGRGKAQRCGTGNGADQALSGMAAVFIPAWQEAAVIGTTISHALSVWPQSKLRIYVGCYRNDVATIAAVIEAAGGDQRLRLVIHDVAGPSTKADCLNRLYAALSEDERRSGNNSHMVLLHDAEDMVDPAGLALLDRAIQQAELAQLPVLPMPQPRSRWIGSHYCEEFAEAHGKAMVLRDAMGTGLPSAGVGCAISRGALFLLAAERGENAPFAADCLTEDYELGLSIAEMGGRTRFVRARHADGQLVATRACFPHELRAAVRQKTRWVLGIAFQGWDRMGWNGSLAERWMRLRDRRGPFTALVLAAAYALLVLAGFASLLSLLGLGAPFEISPLLRALLVINFASFLWRAAFRFAFTAHEYGAMEGLRSILRIPVTNVIAIMAGRRALVSYLASLAGKMPAWDKTAHDAHPASPNPREALT